A window of the Vanessa cardui chromosome 12, ilVanCard2.1, whole genome shotgun sequence genome harbors these coding sequences:
- the LOC124534340 gene encoding uncharacterized protein LOC124534340 isoform X2 — protein sequence MSKLSVLGGGEACGARWTLGALLLAPLAAANSSYCAVPAILLLGSFTVLATFTCRDLKKLAELLPPSKTARGRRERNLRSFGDFMAMWMCFLSHLVAVAVCARILSATADHVTGGRTRRWLFGYETRSLGEPWPDVLGVTVVMVVCAMFMCGLEESMMFTFMLLIVLYIFSQCFAIFGLINLDITNIKIPIPITVYELFAAGAPISYAFCVVSPPKENETLKKKLIVMVIVPTIVLSSLCFLYTNMLKGTSIDAALPVTTLLEARAAAWICPVLAAITVAGVCLALTELCPILFSVLVALASPEWKVLTRSMTYESTTTGSPVLAVFTAGSLAAILAFACPLSHMITLMNASHLLSVSIQAFHFIVMQCVPTTEQMEAGDVEYKRLGNENPLRAAKSSEKKAKRGLWFIPSAIRHTKTLESIKSKVGKETEDRECLLLDEYSGCPTEETDQATSGSSGIRVLTLAQEEDMASDLEASDGEMSSGDDSTDIDAVVKEYRDRIQVVTAIPEANLPTPPCMRGARWSAVGALIQVLANAFIAVAFCDEAIRVPMFSTGIILWLSGTLISTWQPAHIIGIKRFQKLQGPITMTLSLLFLTPLLLSSWPAIILFAGAGVVIYARCERWCGDLAVQQARSTIERRKIRHVSTAVPLTGTRLTHIDTVYIAR from the exons ATGAGCAAGCTAAGCGTGTTAGGCGGTGGCGAAGCTTGTGGGGCGAGATGGACTCTGGGGGCGCTTCTCTTAGCGCCGCTCGCTGCCGCCAACTCGAGCTACTGTGCTGTGCCTGCTATCTTACTATTGGGCAGTTTTACTGTTTTAGCAA CGTTTACTTGCCGCGATCTAAAAAAATTAGCAGAACTGTTGCCTCCTTCAAAAACAGCTAGAGGTCGAAGAGAAAGAAATCTACGTTCTTTTGGTGATTTCATGGCTATGTGGATGTGTTTTCTCTCTCATCTGGTAGCTGTTGCTGTTTGCGCCCGGATTCTTAGTGCTACAGCGGATCATGTAACTGGCGGAAGGACAAGAAGATGGTTGTTCGGATATGAAACAAGATCCTTGGGAGAACCATGGCCCGATGTATTGGGAGTTACTGTTGTTATGGTCGTATGTGCGATGTTTATGTGTGGCCTAGAG gaaaGTATGATGTTCACTTTTATGCTATTGATTGTCCTTTATATATTTAGCCAATGCTTTGCTATATTTGGATTGATAAACTTGGACATAACAAACATCAAAATACCAATCCCGATAACTGTTTATgag CTATTTGCTGCGGGAGCGCCGATTTCGTATGCCTTTTGTGTCGTATCACCGCCAAAAGAGAATGAGACattgaaaaagaaattaatagtAATGGTTATTGTACCAACAATCGTGCTGAGCAGCTTATGTTTTCTCTACACTAATATGCTTAAAgg aactagTATTGACGCCGCTCTACCCGTCACCACGTTACTGGAAGCGAGAGCAGCAGCTTGGATTTGTCCTGTATTGGCTGCTATAACCGTCGCCGGAGTTTGCTTAGCGTTAACAGAGCTTTGTCCAATACTTTTCTCCGTGCTAGTTGCGCTAGCGTCGCCAGAGTGGAAGGTATTAACAAGATCAATGACCTATGAAAGCACCACTACTGGGAGCCCGGTATTGGCTGTTTTTACTGCAG gcAGTCTCGCAGCGATTCTCGCATTTGCTTGTCCCTTGTCACATATGATAACACTAATGAACGCTAGTCATTTACTGAGTGTTTCTATACAAGCATTCCATTTTATTGTTATGCAATGTGTTCCTACGACTGAGCAAATGGAAGCTGGAG ACGTAGAGTACAAACGACTTGGTAATGAAAATCCGTTACGAGCGGCAAAGTCATCTGAGAAAAAAGCTAAGCGTGGCTTATGGTTCATACCATCGGCTATTCGCCATACTAAAACATTAGAAAGCATAAAATCAAAAGTAGGAAAAG aaACAGAAGATCGCGAATGTCTTCTCCTAGATGAATATTCAGGCTGTCCAACAGAAGAGACAGATCAAGCTACAAGTGGAAGTAGTGGAATAAGAGTTCTAACATTGGCGCAGGAAGAAGATATGGCATCGGATTTGGAAGCAAGTGATGGGGAAATGTCATCGGGTGACGATTCGACTGATATTGATGCGGTTGTCAAAGAATACAGAGATAGAATACAG GTGGTAACAGCAATTCCTGAAGCTAATCTACCCACTCCTCCGTGTATGCGTGGGGCACGCTGGTCGGCAGTTGGCGCTTTGATACAAGTTCTTGCAAACGCATTCATTGCTGTTGCATTCTGTGACGAAGCCATACGAGTACCTATGTTTTCTACTGGCATAATAT TGTGGCTAAGCGGTACGCTTATAAGTACCTGGCAACCAGCTCACATTATTGGCATCAAGCGATTTCAGAAATTACAAGGGCCAATCACAATGACGTTATCTTTGCTGTTTCTTACTCCACTACTTCTTAGCTCTTGGCCTGCAATAATTCTCTTCGCTGGAGCTG GAGTTGTTATATACGCTCGCTGTGAACGTTGGTGCGGAGACCTTGCGGTGCAACAAGCAAGGAGTACCATTGAGAGGCGCAAGATAAGGCATGTTTCCACAGCTGTACCTCTCACTGGCACACGTCTCACCCACATAGACACCGTTTATATTGCCAGGTAa
- the LOC124534340 gene encoding uncharacterized protein LOC124534340 isoform X1: MSKLSVLGGGEACGARWTLGALLLAPLAAANSSYCAVPAILLLGSFTVLATFTCRDLKKLAELLPPSKTARGRRERNLRSFGDFMAMWMCFLSHLVAVAVCARILSATADHVTGGRTRRWLFGYETRSLGEPWPDVLGVTVVMVVCAMFMCGLEESMMFTFMLLIVLYIFSQCFAIFGLINLDITNIKIPIPITVYELFAAGAPISYAFCVVSPPKENETLKKKLIVMVIVPTIVLSSLCFLYTNMLKGTSIDAALPVTTLLEARAAAWICPVLAAITVAGVCLALTELCPILFSVLVALASPEWKVLTRSMTYESTTTGSPVLAVFTAGSLAAILAFACPLSHMITLMNASHLLSVSIQAFHFIVMQCVPTTEQMEAGDVEYKRLGNENPLRAAKSSEKKAKRGLWFIPSAIRHTKTLESIKSKVGKETEDRECLLLDEYSGCPTEETDQATSGSSGIRVLTLAQEEDMASDLEASDGEMSSGDDSTDIDAVVKEYRDRIQVVTAIPEANLPTPPCMRGARWSAVGALIQVLANAFIAVAFCDEAIRVPMFSTGIILWLSGTLISTWQPAHIIGIKRFQKLQGPITMTLSLLFLTPLLLSSWPAIILFAGAGVVIYARCERWCGDLAVQQARSTIERRKIRHVSTAVPLTGTRLTHIDTVYIAR, encoded by the exons ATGAGCAAGCTAAGCGTGTTAGGCGGTGGCGAAGCTTGTGGGGCGAGATGGACTCTGGGGGCGCTTCTCTTAGCGCCGCTCGCTGCCGCCAACTCGAGCTACTGTGCTGTGCCTGCTATCTTACTATTGGGCAGTTTTACTGTTTTAGCAA CGTTTACTTGCCGCGATCTAAAAAAATTAGCAGAACTGTTGCCTCCTTCAAAAACAGCTAGAGGTCGAAGAGAAAGAAATCTACGTTCTTTTGGTGATTTCATGGCTATGTGGATGTGTTTTCTCTCTCATCTGGTAGCTGTTGCTGTTTGCGCCCGGATTCTTAGTGCTACAGCGGATCATGTAACTGGCGGAAGGACAAGAAGATGGTTGTTCGGATATGAAACAAGATCCTTGGGAGAACCATGGCCCGATGTATTGGGAGTTACTGTTGTTATGGTCGTATGTGCGATGTTTATGTGTGGCCTAGAG gaaaGTATGATGTTCACTTTTATGCTATTGATTGTCCTTTATATATTTAGCCAATGCTTTGCTATATTTGGATTGATAAACTTGGACATAACAAACATCAAAATACCAATCCCGATAACTGTTTATgag CTATTTGCTGCGGGAGCGCCGATTTCGTATGCCTTTTGTGTCGTATCACCGCCAAAAGAGAATGAGACattgaaaaagaaattaatagtAATGGTTATTGTACCAACAATCGTGCTGAGCAGCTTATGTTTTCTCTACACTAATATGCTTAAAgg aactagTATTGACGCCGCTCTACCCGTCACCACGTTACTGGAAGCGAGAGCAGCAGCTTGGATTTGTCCTGTATTGGCTGCTATAACCGTCGCCGGAGTTTGCTTAGCGTTAACAGAGCTTTGTCCAATACTTTTCTCCGTGCTAGTTGCGCTAGCGTCGCCAGAGTGGAAGGTATTAACAAGATCAATGACCTATGAAAGCACCACTACTGGGAGCCCGGTATTGGCTGTTTTTACTGCAG gcAGTCTCGCAGCGATTCTCGCATTTGCTTGTCCCTTGTCACATATGATAACACTAATGAACGCTAGTCATTTACTGAGTGTTTCTATACAAGCATTCCATTTTATTGTTATGCAATGTGTTCCTACGACTGAGCAAATGGAAGCTGGAG ACGTAGAGTACAAACGACTTGGTAATGAAAATCCGTTACGAGCGGCAAAGTCATCTGAGAAAAAAGCTAAGCGTGGCTTATGGTTCATACCATCGGCTATTCGCCATACTAAAACATTAGAAAGCATAAAATCAAAAGTAGGAAAAG aaACAGAAGATCGCGAATGTCTTCTCCTAGATGAATATTCAGGCTGTCCAACAGAAGAGACAGATCAAGCTACAAGTGGAAGTAGTGGAATAAGAGTTCTAACATTGGCGCAGGAAGAAGATATGGCATCGGATTTGGAAGCAAGTGATGGGGAAATGTCATCGGGTGACGATTCGACTGATATTGATGCGGTTGTCAAAGAATACAGAGATAGAATACAG GTGGTAACAGCAATTCCTGAAGCTAATCTACCCACTCCTCCGTGTATGCGTGGGGCACGCTGGTCGGCAGTTGGCGCTTTGATACAAGTTCTTGCAAACGCATTCATTGCTGTTGCATTCTGTGACGAAGCCATACGAGTACCTATGTTTTCTACTGGCATAATAT TGTGGCTAAGCGGTACGCTTATAAGTACCTGGCAACCAGCTCACATTATTGGCATCAAGCGATTTCAGAAATTACAAGGGCCAATCACAATGACGTTATCTTTGCTGTTTCTTACTCCACTACTTCTTAGCTCTTGGCCTGCAATAATTCTCTTCGCTGGAGCTG GAGTTGTTATATACGCTCGCTGTGAACGTTGGTGCGGAGACCTTGCGGTGCAACAAGCAAGGAGTACCATTGAGAGGCGCAAGATAAGGCATGTTTCCACAGCTGTACCTCTCACTGGCACACGTCTCACCCACATAGACACCGTTTATATTGCCAG atgA
- the LOC124534341 gene encoding uncharacterized protein F21D5.5, translating to MLRQCFLRCLLDSHAPINLPHNVETFIGRSKVTKIKDQSCSRQQISLRADCEECEVEVKPIGINPSGLDGFALQRNGLYKVKHGSKIEILLNNYIHVIEFDPPPDTEVVNNNKRKLEDEKHEISPRKKSKTQSELEQSSNIKEAMEDIWEEIDRGEVYVYTTKGVKSSQKIAAFDMDGTLIKTKSGKVHPVDTNDWQIAFPQASKKLTEKLNDDYKIVILSNQSPIGSGRVKVDDFKKKIEGIVAKLNVPIQVYLATGKGFYRKPAPGMWKVLAEQKNDNLTINMDISFFCGDAAGRAVNWAPGKKKDHSMADILLAENLGLKFYTPEQFFLGHSIANVPMIRPDFNPKELKPEPFNDSLISKEKELLVLVGFPGSGKSFLAKEIVEKSGNKYAIVCRDVMGTWQKCASEATKLLQQGKSVIVDSTNPDKESRARWTSLAKNMKIQCRCARMMTTKAHALHNNKFREIMKIKHVPVNDIVFHTYKNKFVEPTLNEGFLEVIEVKFNPCFDNKRAENMYRYYLLEK from the exons ATGCTGCGCCAATGTTTTTTACGATGCTTATTAGATTCGCATGCGCCTATTAATTTACCTCATAATGTGGAAACTTTCATAGGTCGCAGTAAAGTCACCAAAATAAAAGATCAGTCGTGTTCTCGTCAACAAA TTAGTTTAAGGGCCGATTGTGAAGAGTGCGAAGTTGAAGTTAAGCCAATTGGTATTAATCCTTCCGGCTTAGATGGATTCGCTTTACAAAGAAATGGATTGTATAAAGTGAAACATGGCAGTAAAAtcgaaattttattgaataactaCATACACGTAATTGAGTTTGATCCACCCCCTGACACTGaagtagttaataataataaaaggaagTTAGAAGACGAAAAGCATGAGATATCACCAAGAAAGAAGTCAAAAACTCAATCAGAACTCGAACAATCCTCAAATATAAAAGAAGCCATGGAGGATATCTGGGAAGAAATTGATAGAGGTGAAGTTTATGTTTATACAACTAAGGGTGTTAAGTCTAGCCAAAAAATAGCTGCTTTTGATATGGATGGCACATTGATTAAGACAAAGTCTGGCAAAGTGCATCCCGTTGATACCAATGATTGGCAAATAGCTTTCCCTCAAGCATCGAAGAAGTTAACGGAAAAATTGAATGATGAttacaaaattgttatattGAGTAATCAATCTCCGATCGGAAGTGGAAGAGTTAAAGTTGATGACTTTAAGAAGAAAATTGAGGGTATAGTTGCAAAATTAAATGTTCCAATTCAAGTTTATTTGGCGACTGGGAAGGGATTTTATAGAAAGCCCGCACCGGGCATGTGGAAAGTACTTGCTGAGCAG AAAAATGATAATCTCACCATCAACATGGATATCAGCTTTTTCTGTGGAGATGCTGCAGGGAGAGCAGTTAATTGGGCTCCAGGAAAAAAGAAAGATCACTCTATGGCTGATATACTGTTAGCAGAAAATCTTGgacttaaattttatacacCAGAACAGTTTTTCCTCGGTCATTCTATAGCAAATGTTCCAATGATCAGGCCAGACTTTAACCCCAAGGAATTAAAACCAGAGCCATTCAATGACTCTTTAATAAGCAAAGAAAAAGAG TTACTTGTTTTAGTCGGTTTTCCTGGTAGTGGCAAATCTTTCTTAGCAAAAGAAATTGTGGAGAAATCTGGGAATAAATATGCAATTGTTTGTCGTGATGTCATGGGTACATGGCAAAAGTGTGCATCTGAAGCAACTAAATTATTACAG CAAGGTAAAAGTGTCATTGTTGACAGTACTAATCCGGATAAAGAGTCTAGGGCTCGCTGGACATCCCTTGCCAAAAACATGAAGATTCAGTGCCGTTGTGCCAGGATGATGACAACAAAGGCTCACGCATTACATAATAACAAGTTCAGGGAGATCATGAAGATAAAGCATGTGCCAGTTAATGATATTGTATTCCATACTTATAA aaacaaATTTGTTGAGCCTACTTTGAATGAGGGATTTCTAGAAGTAATTGAAGTCAAATTCAATCCATGTTTTGATAACAAGAGAGCTGAAAATATGtacagatattatttattagagaaATGA